The Methyloceanibacter stevinii DNA segment TACCGCCGGCCGGATCCGGCGACGGCGCCGGTCCACAGCAAGGCGGCGGGTCTGTATATGATCTGCACCATCGAGAAACACCGCGCCGAGCGCGAAAGCTTCGCCGATGCGGTCATGCTGGACTGGCGCGGCTACGTGGCCGAATGCACGGGCGCGAACATCTTCTTCGTCAAGGACGGCGTCATCTACACGCCCACCGCCGATTGCTTCCTCAACGGCATCACGCGGCGCACGGTGATGGGTCTCGCCAAGCAGCGCGGTTGGGACGTGGTCGAGAAGCGCATCCTTCCCGAAGAGCTTGCGGACTTCACCGAGTGCTTCGTCACGGGCACGGCCGCCGAGGTCATGCCGGTCGGTTCCATCGGCGAGTACAGCTTCGTGCCCGGCGAGATCACGCGCACGCTCATGGCCGATTACGCCGCGCTCGTGCATCCCGCCAAGAGCATCGCCGCGGCGGGCTAACGGCCCCCCGCAGAAGCTCCCCAAATAGCGATTACGCTGGTTTTGTCGGTGGACCCTGCTTCGCCGGCCAGCTGCGCGCGCGGGCGCGCATCAGCAGCCCATAAAAAGAATGCGGCGATCTCCGGCCGAAGCCGAGAGACCGCCGCAAGGCTGAGATGAGGAAGCGCCCAGGCTCGGGCAGGGACGCTTCTGACATTCGGGCTGGGCGGCCGAACGTCATGAGTAGGTTCTAGCGGGTTCCCATCCTTGCATGAAGTGAGTTGTTTTCAGGGAAATAGATGCATCTCGATCAAGTATTGAAAGAGGTGATCGTGCGGCCCCGACCGTCAGCCCGGTCGCAAACAACCGGCTTCCCTTGCGCGCAAGCATGCTAGGATTTGCGGCGATGAAAGCGTTTGGCGAACAATTCCAGCAGCGCAGCACGAGAGAGCCCGACAAGAGCGATCCCAACACGCGTGAGCCCGTGCCCCGGTTCGACGGAGCCTTCCGCGCGCGGCTCTACGATCTCTTACGCTGGCGGCGGGACGTGCGGCGCTTCAAGCGCGACCCGCTCCCCGACGGCACGATCGACCGGCTGCTGGGTCTCGCGTGTCTCGCGCCTTCCGTCGGCCTCAGCGAGCCGTGGCGCTTCGTGCTGGTGGAGGATCCAGCGCGCCGCGCCGCGATCCGGGCGAATTTCGAGGCCTGCAACGCCGAGGCGCTGTCCATGCAATCGCCGGATAGGGCGGCGCTCTATGCGCGCCTGAAGCTGCAAGGCATGGACGAGGCGCCGGTGCAGATCGCGGTCTATGCGGACCGCGAGACGGTGCAGGGCTACGGGCTCGGCCGCATGACCATGCCCGAGACCATCGACTACTCGGTAGTGACGGCGGTGCACACGTTCTGGCTCGCCGCGCGGGCCGAAGGCATCGGCGTCGGCTGGGTGTCGATCATCGACCCGGCGGGCGTCACGGCGGCGCTCGACGTGCCGGAAGACTGGATCTTCATCGGCTATCTCTGCGTGGGCTATCCGCAAGCCGAAGACGACACGCCCACGCTGCAGCGCGCGGGCTGGGAACACCGCCACGCGACCGACGACGTGATCCTGCGGCGCTAGGCTACGCGGCGGAGTGTTCTCGGGCCTGTGCATAGGCCACGATCCGCGCCAGCCACTTTTCGTAGATCCGGTCCGTGAAGGCTGCATGCATCGCCACGCAACGCTTGGCCAGGGCTTCGCGAATCTGTTCGATGGATTGCACGCTCGGGACCGTGGGCTCGATGTCGTAGCCGTAGAGGTCCAGCCAGCTCTCGAGCAGTTCGGGTGTGACCTCCGGATGGGCGACCGTCGCCACCGTGTTGCCGAACGCATAGGCCTGTTCGGCACAGAACGGGCTCGAATAGAGCGGCGCCGCGCCGGGCGGCAGGGTGAAGGCCTCGTGGTGCCAGATGAGGATCTCGACCGGATCGGGCGTATCGGCGAGCCACTCCCGCGCCACCGGGTTGCCGCACTTCGTCACCTGCCACCAGCCGATTTCCTTATCCGGCATGGGCGCCACGGAGCCGCCCAGCGCCTTGGCGATGAGCTGGCTGCCCATGCAATGGCCCAGCATCGGCACGTCCTGGGCCGCGGCCTTGCGGATCAGCGCCATCTCGTCGAGCAGCCAGGGGAATTCGTCGTTGACGCTCATGGTGCCGCCGAGAAAGGCGAGGCCCGCCACGTCGTCGATGGTCTGCGGGACGGGATCGCCCTGGTCGATCCGCACCAATTCCCAGGGAACAGATTCGGCGTTGAGGAACTGCGTGAGACGGCCGGGATGAATCCAGTCTTCGTGGCGAAAAATGCGGATGGGCTTCATGAGGCGCGCCTTGGCAGTTGGTGAAATCTTCTCATGAACTTACAGTCGGAAAAGCGGCTGAAAAGCGATATGTTTTCATCGGGTGTTGAGAAGAATTCATCATGGTTGCGCACGTTCCGATACCGTCTCTGGCGGGGCTCCGGGCCTTCGAGGCCGTGGCGCGGCTCAGGAGCTTCCGCCGCGCGGCGGAAGAGTTGTCGGTGACCACGTCGGCGGTGAGCCACCAGGTGCGCGGCCTGGAAGAGGCGTTGAGCACCCAGCTCTTCGAGCGCGGGTCCCATGGCGTGACGGTCACCAGCGCCGGGCAGCGATTCCTCCCCGAGGTTCAGGCGGTCATGGACCGGCTCTCGCTCGCCATCGCCGATCTGCATGAGCGGAAGCCCAACGCGCCGCTGACGATCAGTATGCTGCCGACATTCGCGGTGCGCTGGATGATCCCGCGCGTCGCCGATCTCAAGCGCAAGCACCCCGAGATCGAGGTGCGGCTCGACGCGAGCATGGAGGCGGCGAGCTTCACGGGATCGGACGTGGATCTGGCCATCCGCTACGGGCAGGGGAATTGGCCGGGGCTTCATTGCGAACCGCTGATCGCCGAGCGGCTGATCCCGGTTTGCAGCCCCGCGCTGTTGGAGGGGCCGCGCCCGCTGAAAGAGCCGGCCGATCTCGCCCATCATGTTCTGCTGCGCAACGATGCCCATCCGGAAGACTGGCCGCTCTGGCTGAAGGCCGCGCGGCTCAAAGGCATCGATCTCGCTCGCGGGCCGCGCTTCGGCTATTCGGAGCTGCTGCTGCGCGCCGCGTCCGAAGGCCTCGGCGTCGCCGTCGCGCGGCAGCATCTGGTGGAGGCGGAACTCGAGGCCGGCAGCCTCGTCGCGCCGTTCGACATCACTCATGAAGTCGGGATCCGGTATTGGCTGGTTTGCCCGCCGCGCGCGCTGGACGATCCGCGCGTCGCGACGTTTCGCAAATGGCTGCTGGCCGAGGCAGGGCTGAACCAAGGGGGCGGCGGGGGCGGCGATGTCCCCCGAGTGCTAGTCTTTGCCGAAGCGTTCTTCTAGTTCCACCGCCGGATCCGGGAAGGTGCCATAGGGTAAGTCCTTATTGGCCACCCACTCGATGCATTTGGGAAGCTCTCCGTCCGTCTCGATGAATTCCTTCACCGCGTCATAGGCGCGAGGGAAGGGGATAAAGAGACCGATGGGCAGCTTCGTCTGATGGAGGTTTTCTACCCACTCTTTCAGGCGGCTCATGTCGCCGACGGACGTATACTCCTCCTGATAGCCGCCTCCGTGCTTATGGTAGATGAGCAGAACACCAAGGCCAGGCATGCCGTACAGATATAAATCGAGGTCGACCCGCTTCCCGGCAAGATGATCTTCATTGTCGGTGCCGTAGAGTCCTTCTCCAGTGAGCAGCGCGCCGTCGTTGCCGGTACTGTTGAACCACTCTCGTCCTGGCGGTGCGAAGAAAAAAGGCCTCAGTTCCTCTGGCCTTGGCCAGCCCTTCACGTCCTCCGAGTTGAAGTATGTCGTTTTTTTCATAATGCGATTGACTCCAACCAGTCACCATCGCGCGCGATCTCGACGATATCGCGTCCGGATCGAAGAGTCCGACGAACAGGTTGCCAAGACAAACTTCTACTACAAGAGCTAGAATAACGCTGATGCTTTTGGATCTGCGGCTGGGGCCCCGCGCTCAAATCGCTGCGCAACGGCGCGCGGGTCGTCAGGGTGCGGTGAGGGAGATAGGGCACCGGCATAGCTTTGGTGCTGCGCATGTGAACAGTTGCTCGGCGTTTCAAGCTACGAGGGTTCCTCATTGCCATGGGAAAAGAATCACCGACGCCGGAAGCAGATTTGCGCCGCGCCTATGTTCAGGCAGAATGATTTAGATTTGCCGAAGAGCACCTCAGAAACAAGCTGTCGCAAAGCGACAGTCCGATCGTGGGGGCGTACGTAGGATTGCCATCGCTCGTACTCAATGCATTTGCCTGCGAACTCTACTTGAAGACGCTGATCCTGTTGGAGGGAAACAAGCCCATACCAACACACAACCTTAAAAAGCTATTCAAAGCGCTCCGGGGCAAAACGCAGAAGGAGCTGGAACAAGGCTGGCTCAGCGACATCCCCACACAACACATGATTGCGGAGTTCTCGAAAGCGACAGGAGACGCATTGCCGACCGACCTCCGATCCGCGCTTGAGTCCGGAGGCACCGCTTTCCAATACTTGCGCTATGCTCATCAGACGGATCTGAGCCAAACCAAGTTCTTTCTCGGCAATCTTCCACGTTTGCTCAGGCAAGTTATTCACAGACGGAAGCCTGAATGGGTCAATCTAGGCCCTAGCTACGGCCCTCTACCCGTGTCGCAGGCTCCATGACCCACCACGCAGTTGGCGTCAGTTCGCGTCCGACAATGTGACGTTGTCAGCTGGGCTAGATGCGTCGGGTAGCCTACTCCTCCCGCCACCGTGCAGCGGCTTGGTCGTCCGTGTCTTTCGCTTCGACCCAGTGCTCGCCTTGCGGGCCCGTCTCGCGTTTCCAGAACGGCGCGGAGGTCTTGAGATAGTCCATGAGGAAGCGCGCCGCTTCGAAGGCCGCTTCGCGATGGGCCGAGGCGGTGACGACGAGCACGATGTTGTCGCCGGGCAGGAGCGTGCCCACGCGGTGGACGATCAGCGAGGCTTGCAGCGGCCAGCGCGATCTCGCTTCTTCTTCTATGCGCGCGAGCTCCTTCTCGGTCATGCCGGGATAGTGCTCGAGGGTCATGGCGGAGATTTCGCCCGCGCCCTCGCGAAGCGCGTCGCGCACGGTGCCGGTGAAGGTGACGATGGCGCCGATGTCGGTTCGGACTTTGCCCGAGGAGCCTTTGCGCAGCGCCTCGATCTCTTCGCCGATATTGAAGTCGCCCTCTTGGACGCGGATCACGGCGCGCCTCCTCTCGAAGCTAGCCGCCCGTGACGGGCGGGAAGAAGGCGATCTCGCGTGCCCCCGCGATGGAGGCGTCGGCGCGCGCATGGGTCTGATCGACGGCGGCGCGGATCGTCTCTTCTTGCGCGAAGGCATTCTCGAACTCGGGCCCGCGTGTCTTCAGCCAGGCGATGACGTCGGCGACCGTGCCGGCGCTTTCCGGCAGCTCCACGTCTTCGGACGCGATGCCGGTCTTTTCCTTCACCCAGGCGAAGTAGAGGAGGCGTGTCATTGCTTGGTTGCGCCTATTTCTCGTCGGGCATGAGATGGCGCAGCGTGGCGCGCAAATAGTCGTAGCCGGTGTAGAGCGTGAGGATCGCGGCGATCCACAACAGCGTCAGGCCGAAATTGGTGGTGTAGGACCAGACCTTGTCGCCGGCAGGGCCCGCCAGCAGGAAGCCGATCGCGACCATCTGCACCACGGTCTTCCACTTGGCGAGATTGGTGACGGGGACGCTGACGCTCAAGCCCCCGAGGAATTCGCGCAGGCCCGAGACCAGGATCTCGCGGGAGAGGATGATGACGCCGGCCCAGAGCGACCAGCCGGCGATCGTTCCGTTCGCGGCCAGCATCAGCAGGGCCGCGGCGACAATCAGCTTGTCGGCGATGGGGTCCAGCATCTGGCCGAGCTTGCTTTGCTGCTGCCAGGCGCGGGCGAGATAGCCGTCCAGGAAGTCGCTGACGCCCGCGGCGATGAAGATCCACATGGCGAGCCAGCGGCCCCAATCGGCCTCGATGAAGAA contains these protein-coding regions:
- a CDS encoding branched-chain amino acid aminotransferase, which translates into the protein MPGFDQRDGLIWFNGEMIPWDDARVHLLTHALHYGSAVFEGMRAYDGEIFKLTEHNQRLRESAEILDFEVPYTVAELDKAAREVIAANKLSNAYVRPLAWRGSEQMGVSAQKTKINVAVAAWEWGSYFDPAAIEKGMKLKFAKYRRPDPATAPVHSKAAGLYMICTIEKHRAERESFADAVMLDWRGYVAECTGANIFFVKDGVIYTPTADCFLNGITRRTVMGLAKQRGWDVVEKRILPEELADFTECFVTGTAAEVMPVGSIGEYSFVPGEITRTLMADYAALVHPAKSIAAAG
- the bluB gene encoding 5,6-dimethylbenzimidazole synthase; this encodes MKAFGEQFQQRSTREPDKSDPNTREPVPRFDGAFRARLYDLLRWRRDVRRFKRDPLPDGTIDRLLGLACLAPSVGLSEPWRFVLVEDPARRAAIRANFEACNAEALSMQSPDRAALYARLKLQGMDEAPVQIAVYADRETVQGYGLGRMTMPETIDYSVVTAVHTFWLAARAEGIGVGWVSIIDPAGVTAALDVPEDWIFIGYLCVGYPQAEDDTPTLQRAGWEHRHATDDVILRR
- a CDS encoding type 1 glutamine amidotransferase, yielding MKPIRIFRHEDWIHPGRLTQFLNAESVPWELVRIDQGDPVPQTIDDVAGLAFLGGTMSVNDEFPWLLDEMALIRKAAAQDVPMLGHCMGSQLIAKALGGSVAPMPDKEIGWWQVTKCGNPVAREWLADTPDPVEILIWHHEAFTLPPGAAPLYSSPFCAEQAYAFGNTVATVAHPEVTPELLESWLDLYGYDIEPTVPSVQSIEQIREALAKRCVAMHAAFTDRIYEKWLARIVAYAQAREHSAA
- the gcvA gene encoding transcriptional regulator GcvA; this encodes MVAHVPIPSLAGLRAFEAVARLRSFRRAAEELSVTTSAVSHQVRGLEEALSTQLFERGSHGVTVTSAGQRFLPEVQAVMDRLSLAIADLHERKPNAPLTISMLPTFAVRWMIPRVADLKRKHPEIEVRLDASMEAASFTGSDVDLAIRYGQGNWPGLHCEPLIAERLIPVCSPALLEGPRPLKEPADLAHHVLLRNDAHPEDWPLWLKAARLKGIDLARGPRFGYSELLLRAASEGLGVAVARQHLVEAELEAGSLVAPFDITHEVGIRYWLVCPPRALDDPRVATFRKWLLAEAGLNQGGGGGGDVPRVLVFAEAFF
- a CDS encoding Imm1 family immunity protein; the protein is MKKTTYFNSEDVKGWPRPEELRPFFFAPPGREWFNSTGNDGALLTGEGLYGTDNEDHLAGKRVDLDLYLYGMPGLGVLLIYHKHGGGYQEEYTSVGDMSRLKEWVENLHQTKLPIGLFIPFPRAYDAVKEFIETDGELPKCIEWVANKDLPYGTFPDPAVELEERFGKD
- the moaE gene encoding molybdopterin synthase catalytic subunit MoaE, with the protein product MIRVQEGDFNIGEEIEALRKGSSGKVRTDIGAIVTFTGTVRDALREGAGEISAMTLEHYPGMTEKELARIEEEARSRWPLQASLIVHRVGTLLPGDNIVLVVTASAHREAAFEAARFLMDYLKTSAPFWKRETGPQGEHWVEAKDTDDQAAARWREE
- the moaD gene encoding molybdopterin converting factor subunit 1 yields the protein MTRLLYFAWVKEKTGIASEDVELPESAGTVADVIAWLKTRGPEFENAFAQEETIRAAVDQTHARADASIAGAREIAFFPPVTGG
- the pgsA gene encoding CDP-diacylglycerol--glycerol-3-phosphate 3-phosphatidyltransferase, with product MSDHDMSEQGLAGRGVPGGHNADRRHYSSLPNILTYGRIVAVPAMVACFFIEADWGRWLAMWIFIAAGVSDFLDGYLARAWQQQSKLGQMLDPIADKLIVAAALLMLAANGTIAGWSLWAGVIILSREILVSGLREFLGGLSVSVPVTNLAKWKTVVQMVAIGFLLAGPAGDKVWSYTTNFGLTLLWIAAILTLYTGYDYLRATLRHLMPDEK